tgaggtgatattacattgtggttttgattcacatttccctgtTGATGAGTGACACATTAAGCAGTTTTTCATATACAAGTTGGTCATTTGtgtctcttctttggagaaatttcttttCAAGGTCttaacctatatatatatatatatatatatatatatatatatatatatatatttatttatttatggcagagagagagagagagagagagagagagaagagaggcagagacacaggaggagggagaagcaggctccatgccgggagcccgacacaggacttgatcccgggtctccaggatcacgccctgggccagaggcaggtgctaaaccactgagccacccagggatccccttaacccatttttatttttatttattttttatttttttaaaatttttatttatttatgatagtcacacacacacacacacacacacacagagagagagagagagagagagagagagagagaggcagagacacaggcagagggagaagcaggctccatgcaccgggagcccgacgtaggattcgatccggagtctccaggattgcgccctgggccaaaggcaggcgccaaaccgctgcgccacccagggatcccttaacccatttttaaataaggttCTTAGCTTTTTTGCTATTGGAGTTCATTATATACTTTGGAGATTGACAAATCATATACCTTGacaggtatatgatttgcaaatgttttctcccatttttttaaagttttatttattcattcatgagagacacacagagagaggcagaaacataggcagagggagaagaggggagcccaatgcaggactcaatctcaggaccttgggatcacgacctgagccaaaggcagacgctcaattgatgagccacccaggcatccctattttctcccattttgtaggtcaCTTCTTTACtgttatttcctttgttgtgcaactttttattttatttttatttttttgctgcaAAAAGCTTTATTGTCTCCATTTGGTCCACGTTTTGGGAAAGGGCTCCAGAATGGTTAAAAAGCTGCCTAGTGGCTGCATGGGAAAAGGTTCAGGCACAAGCCCTGGCACCGGGGGGGTTGCCAGAGGAGCCCCTCAAAGGCTGCTGGTCTCCAGAGGATCCTAGTCGTGCTTGAGAGTGAGCCTTTCGAAAAGATActcgcccagcccagcctggggggtGGCCAGCCTGCGGAGGTTAGTCAGGTGGTCGCCCATCTTCTTGATGAGTTTGACCTCCTCATCTAGGAAGTGGTTCTCcaggaagtcacagagatgaGGATCCGCGCGAGCAGAACCCAGGGCATGCAGATCCAGAAGGGCCTGGTTCAGGCTCTTCTCCAGAAGCAGGGCGGCTTCCATGGCGTCCAGGGTCTTCCCCCACTCATCTTGGGACGGTTTCTGCACGTCCTGGAAGAGGGCGCGGCCGCCGCGCTGGTTTTGCATCTTCAAGAAACGCTTGGCGCCCTCGCGCTTCTCTTCAGCCAACTCGCGGAAGAAGTGGCCCACACCCTCCAGAGCCACATCGTCACGGTCGAAATAGAAGCCCAGAGAGAGGTAGGTGTAGGAGGCCCGCAGGTGCATGCTGACCAGGCGGTTGACGGCGGCCTCCACCTCGGTAGAATAATTCTGACGAATCTGGGAGCTCATGGTTGATCCTGGACAAGGAGTTAAATTCAAACTTGGGTGTTCGCTGCCGGTGGCAGAAGATGGCCAGGAAGATGGCTCCGAAGGTTGCGACTGGAAAAAAGGTTGGAGGGTGGCCGTTGGCTGGTAGAAGGGGCGTCCCTGGGTCTGTTCCGTCCAAACACTGTTGAAGCAAGAGACAGATCCGCAGGACCACCGAAAGCACCGCTGTTGTgcaactttttagtttgatgtagtcccatttgtttatttttgttgcctctGCTTTTGATATTATATTCATGATATCACTGGCAAGAGCTCCCAAAACAATCCATGCACATGGGCCCCTGGTTTTTGACAAAGgcaccaagaatatacaatggggaaggGGGACAGTCTCTTcgacaaatggtgctgggagaacaATATCCACTTGGAAAACAATAACACGGGGCCCTTATCTTACACCACACGCAAAAATCTACTccaagtggattaaagacttaaacataagacctaaaaACTGGCAAATTCTTGGAAGgaaaaggtttctttctttctctctctttctttcttcattcaagattttacttatttattcatgagagacacagagagagacacagaaacctCATgagttaaggggatccctgggtggctcagcggcaaGTCCACTCTCCAGAATGGTGCATTGGGTCTAGGACCCTGAAtcctttgtgttctgtctcttcTAGGGAATTTACTGTCAGACCAGGGGGGTCAGCTAGTCCCGGCACTGGGGTATCATTCCATTTGTCCCAAGGAAATGTCCATGCAAAGTCTGCCAGACAGACAGCTGGTATTTTAATGAGCTTACAGAACAACTTGAGAGGCTATCTGGGGAGCTGCTTGAAAATAAATGCTTGTATATGTGGCAGACTTTGGTCAAGTCTTATTTTCACTGTGTTCTTCAATGAACAGAGGTTCTGAAACTTAATATCgttgaataaattaatctttttatggCTCTTTTTTATCTATGGTACTTTGTATCTTTAGAAATCCCTCTATATCTAAAGATTATGAAGGTTCCCCCTACcctatttttatcttctaaaactTTTTATAGTATTGCCTCTTATATCTAGGTCTTTAATTTCCTCAGAAACGATTATATGTGTGGTGTGAGGCAGGGGTtagttatctttgttttttttttccataaaaattccCCCTTACTGAGGAATCCAACCTTTCCTCAATGACTTGCAAGGCTGCCTTTGTCAGTATTCAAGTGTCCAAATATACACGGgtctgttttctgtcttctctattttgttccaagGTTTGTCTATCCTTGTGCCAACACCTTACTATGTTACTTACTACAACTTTATAATATATCTAGCAGAGCAGAAAGTTTTTTCCTATGGAATTAGGTTTGGGATACTTACAGCCTTAGTCTATCTTTACCTATTGGAGACTAACAATTTCTACTAAAATAAAGCTAATAGTTATAGATTCAATTGGCTTAAGTCAGCTCACAACAGTGTCAATAACAGATACTCAAATGTTAAATAAGAGTCTTGTAGTCTGTAAAAGATTTTGCAGACCTTGTGAATAGTTTCATCTCCTTCCAGGAGGGCAGTTACCTTGAAGCCAAGCTGAGGAATTTGGCCAACCAAAGCCCCAAAAtatctgctctgctctgcttcttATGAATTATTAATAGCAGGGAGTGTAACTTCATGTGGCTCATATGACAAAGCAGTTTTTTCCCTATGGCTAATCCAGGTGAATTCATGATGCCCATACCATTCCAAGCATGAGCCAGTTGCAGGCAGCTGctatcttttttcatttcaggattaaaaaaaaaaaaaaaagatttctttctttatttgggggggaggggcaggaggagagggagagagatcctcaagcagactccctgctgagcacagagcccaacacagggctcgatttcatgaccccgagatcacaacctgagtagaaatcaagagtgggatgcccaaccaagccactcaggtgcccctcattttaggattttaaatCTCCTTTTCCAAATCAAATGTCCATGGGTTTGTGAAGCCCTGGGTATGAGCAAAGTATGACTCTGGAGAGAAGTTGTGTGTGCTGGGGAAGAAGCAGGATAGCAACACTTTGGACTGAGAGATTAACAGTTGCTATGGAAGGTACCAGCTAGAAATCCCCAGCTGGACAAGGTGACCTCAGAGGTCCAAAGTGCTTGCCAGCAAGGCCTGGACAATGGACGTTTAAGCTCTAGAAATTTGAAGACACAAAGAGGAGAAAATTCAAACTTTCATCTAAGAGCTGGGAGACAGTAGTAGTATCTTTGTGCCTAGGTGACCTTCCCTGCCCTTTACTCCCCAATCCCTTTCTAAGGATATCcttaggagagaaagagagaggctgtAAGTGGTATGTGAATGTCAAGTCCTAAAAGACCAGTGTTCAACCATCAAATCTTCCAATACTATTGCTGGAAGTAACTCTattgggcctctgtttcctcgtGTACataataggaataataaaacCAACTTTCCAAGATTACTGGAGGGATGAAACAAGGTCATGCCTGGCCAAGAGAAGATAGGAGTGATCAGGAGTGATTTTCTGTTCTTCCATGACATCTGCCAAGCTGAGGGTCATCTATCCCCACACTACccccctttcattttcttttttacagatgtattgaagtataatttatgtaCCATAAAATCCATGCACTATAAATACACAACTCAACGATACTTAGTAaattacagagttgtgcaaccattaccacatTCCAGTTTTAGAACTTTTCCATCGCCTCAAAAATTTCCCCCACCTAATGGGTGGTCCATCTCTGCCTGCACTGTCCTCAGGCCTAGGAAACCACTGTTCTGTTTTGTCTCTATAAAGTTGCCTTTTCTGCACATTTCATGTAGATCGAATCATGTAACACGTCatcttttgcatctggcttcttttgcatCATgtgtttgagattcatccaagttgcaGCATTTATCAGGATGTCATGGCATTTTattgttgaaaaatattccattgcatgggtattccatattttctttatctatgcacctaatgatggacatttggattgcttccagtttttggctattatgaattgGTATTGCTATGAACATGTACATCCAAGTCTTTGTCTGGAGTAGACAGGTACCCAAGAGTGGTCATACAGGAAATTTCACTTGTGGAAGAAAGTGCcgaattattttccaaagtggtttccCATTATGTGTTCCCACCAGAATGAGGGCTCCAGTTTCCCCATATCCTCACCAGCTCTTGGGTTTGTCTGTCTTGTGGGGTACAGCTGTTCCAGTTGCTGTGCAGGtttctcattatggttttattttgcattaccTAATGATTAATGAAGCTGAACaccttttcctgtgcttattAACCATTGTGCATCTTCTTGGGTGAAATCCCGATTCaaatcttttgtctattttaaaacTGGGCTatctttattgttgagttgtaagaaatCTTTATACAGATTCAATACAAGTCCCTTGTCAGAGATAtgatttacaaattttttttgtaatctgtggcatatcttttcattttcttcacaggATCCTTTTGAAGTACAGAATTTGGAagtttaatgaagtccaattcatcaattttttgcttttggtgtcataactAGGAACTCTCTGCCTACACATGgttatgaagattttctcctctgttttcttctggaagttttataattttagcttttatgtttaggtctgtgatccattttgagttgatttttggaCATGGTGCAAGGTAAGGATccaacttaattttttccttttttttttttttttggcatatggaTGTCCTATTGTCCCACACTGTTAAAGAGATTATACTTTTCCTATTGAATTTCTTAGAACCATTGCTGAGAATCAACTGACCATAAATttcacaaaagtttatttctaggctgtcacttctgttccactgatctgtatGTCTCTCCttatgctagtaccacactgtcttgattactgtagcttttgtAGGAAGTTTTGAAAATGGGTGCTACAAGCCCctaattttgtccttttttttcataattgttttagctattttggGTTCCTTGCATTTCTCCATATAATTTAGGATCAGCTTGTTAATTCTACAAAAAAGCTTACTAGGATTTTGGCAGAGgtatgttgaatctatagatcagttgGGGAAGAgctgccattttattattattttttaaaggttttattatttacttgagagagagagagagaaagcgcgtgcacaagtaggcagagtggcaggcagagggaaaaggggaagcaggatccccatagagcagggagcccaatgcacggcttgattccaggaccccgagatcataacctgagctgaaggcaaacgcttaactgactgagccacccaggtgtccctatttattattttttgctattatttgtcattgggatttttttttttttttttgtatttccattcttgtcctttgcccatttttcctgtatggttgtttgtttttttcatataaatttctaCAACTTctacatatataatacacacacacacacacacacacacacacacaccatgttgTCCTTGTTAAGAAATTCACCTTACCCTTAAATTCTAATTTACtctcctagattttttttaaagttttaatttaaattccagtcagtcAACATACactgtaatgttagtttcaggtgtacaatatagtgattcaacacttccatacaacactggGTGgttcatcacagcaagtgcactccttaatacccagcactatttcacccatctccccacctccccctctggtaaccatcagtttgttctctatagttaaggctCCGTTTCTTTGTTTgcctctcattttttccccctttgatcatttgttttgtttcttaaattccacatatgagtgaaatcatatggcatttgtctttctctgactgacttgtttcacttagcacaaaATTCTCTAGTTCCCTCTAtgtcattggaaatggcaagatttcatttttttttttacacctgaGTAATAAGAATTATCACTTTAACACTATTGAGTTTTCTAATTCAGGGGGATGGAATGTCTCTCCATTAATTTAAAGCtgatttaatttctctcaatagTGTTCTGTAGTTTCAATGTATAagccttgtatttcttttattaaatttattcctaagtattttattatttttgatgttattgtaagtggaattttcttattttttataaggaaagatttttattttttctttattttttaaagtaggctccacgtccaatgtggggcttgaacttacaaccctgagatcaagtcttaCACTCCacaccacctgagccagccaggtgcctctacaactgatttttgatattgatcttgtatcctgtgGTCTTATAAACTCgtttattagttctagcagtttttttaatggatcccttatgattttctacaatggaatcatgtcatctgtaaatcaaggcagttttacttcttcctttttgaactgtatgccttttattttattttattttattttgcctgcTTCCACTGGCTAGAACATCCAGGAAAATGTAGAATAGAAGTGAGAAGAACAAATATACTTGCTTTGTTTCCAgtctttgggagagagagcatttgctgctccattgttttcttttttttttttttaaagatttttaatttttatttattcatgtgtgagagagagagagcaagagagagagaggcagagacataggcagaggcaggctccacgcagggagcccaatgtgggactcgttccggggactccaggatcacaccctgggctgaaggcagatgctcaactgttgagccacccaggcgtccctgctgctctgctccattgtttgcttgtttatttatttttatttgtttatgataatcacacacacacacacacacacacacacacacacagaggcagaaacacaggcagagggaaaagcaggctccatgctttgggagcccgacgtgggattcgatcccgggtctccaggatcgcgccctgggccaaaggcaggcgctaaaccgctgcgccacccagggatccccatctgctCCATTGTTAAAGCATTTCTTGCTACTCCCACCCTTCTCCAGTCAGAGCTGCTATTGATTTTAAGTTAGAGAAATAAATACTAAGGGTAGGAAAAGTGTACTTCTTTCCCAACCACAGCCTCAAATCAAATGAGATACAGCcaaaaagcaggctccttgtggttTAGAACATTCAAGGGATTGGAAGCCAGCTGCGTTGTCCAATGACAGGAACTAAATAACTTTTGGAACAttcacacacaatggaatactacgcAGCCATTTAAAGTAGGCTCAAAAAGATGTTGTAATAGTATGGGGAAATTCTTACTatcacaatattaaaaaagaaagagcaacaaAAATAACACATATGGGATGGTGTCAACACCATAAAGAAATGCAttgtgagagaaaagagaaacatgtaGAGGCCTTAATAATTGTTGCCTCTGAGTAGAGGACTCACAGGTgattgtttttctggttttacattttttgcaCCTGCAGATTGCTTGCAATGACTATTTTGTAgccagaaagggaaaagaagaaaaaaacacaacccaGAGGGAAGACATGAGACACAGGGAAGTGTTAGCATTTCTTAGACTTACCTTACAGTACTCATCAATCGGTATCAGGCGTTTGACCGCCACATCCCGGATGTGGCTTCGTCGGAAGAGAATTTTGCCTGCAGGAGATGAGAGCACATGTGGTACTGTAAGGGGGCAATGACAAGCTCTCAGCAACCCTGGAGGGTGCAGGTGTGGCACTGGTAGGTCTGAGGGGTACCTAAATTCCTCCCCTAATCATCTGTTTGTAACAGAAAGGATCCAAGCCTTCCTAACTCATCAGAAACTAAGTGAGAATCTACTACTTGCTTGGTGATATCCCCAGCACTGGATGTAGTACCAGGACTTCCTGTGTGACATGTGGGCAGGTCACAAACAAAGACAAGTATGTAAACGATGCCACTGAGGATGTCTGGAAATATCCAAGATGCTATAATGTTCTGGATGAGGTTTCTTTAAAGCAAACTGGTGAGTTTCCATGAGCCTAATAGGGGAGAGTCATGGGGAGGTGGTGGCCAAGTGCATGCACTAACTATTAAGATGGCTTGGCCTCATGTTCTAGACCTGTCATAGAGGCAGGGGACGggcaaaatcagaaataagacacTGAGGGGGGCCAAAGAGATGGGTGATGGGGACAAGCCCCTCTGCCAAGCTTACGTAGAGTGCCAGGAGATCTCCATGGGGAGGTCAAAGAAGAGGGCACAGGGAGACCACAGCTTTTCAGACAGCAGAGTATAGAGAGCTACAAGAGAGCTTCACCTACTTCTGGTCTGAGAAGGCAAGTCAAGGAGAGGAATCTGGGTCACAAGGCTCGCAGGGCAAGGAGGGATCAACCAGTGCTCCAACATGGCTCTGGGGAGGCTGCAATCTCCACAGATCTAGCTTGGGTGAGCAGGAACAGGATAGTAGGAAAGGTCCAAACGAGTTTTCATGAGACAGAACCGAAATGAATGAGAAGAGCCTATTGACTCCAAGATTTGCAATGCAAGCTGGTAAGGGAGATTTGTGCCCCAAAAGCCAATGTGGTTaatctaacatttaaaataatctgacCACCTGAGTTTAGCAGAGGGGCACAATTAGGAAATTAGGTATATATAGTCAACCTAATGGTGAGGTTTCCCCCTTCCCTAATTTCtaccaattaaaaagaaaacaataacccACAGTGAGATAAAATATATACTCCTCATATTCTTTAATAACAGGGAATTGCATTTGTTTATTATGGTGATCGTTTTAATTCTGATGAGTCAGTCAAACTTCTGACACACCAtgtttctagaaaaggaaaatctagAACAAAATGCATCATGCAGGATTCAAAGTGGTTGTCTCCAAGGGGCAGAAGACAgagcctttttgttttcttttttgactttccCCAAATTTCCTACCATAAACATGTATTGCTTCTGGAATCAGAAAATGTTCATGTTGTTTACCATAAAAAAGCAGATGATGCAGCCAAGTGGGGAGAGTTTACAACCTGGTATTCCTGTTTCCATTCAGTTGATAGGTACACTCTAGCTACTGTCTCTCTGGGAGCCCTCCATGGGCCTGCGTAGGGGGCTGCCCTCTTGGCATTGACAGTCAGTGTTCCCCAACAGGAAGGGACCCTGTTGACATTTTGGGTGGGGCAATCCTTCCCTGTGTGGGAGTGTCCCCCACCCTGCAGGATGTTTAGGATCCCTGGCCCATCCCCATTCCACCCTGAGTCATTGTGATAATCAAATTACCACCCTCATGGGTGGGACTGTTTGCAGTTTAGAATCCCTAGGAGAATCCCAAGCCTTTAGGAAAATTAGGAATGCCTGCCTGAAGAGAAACCTCCCACAGTAAATGTTTCCTGCCTCTAATCTGTTTCTCAGAATTGGAAAGGAGTCCCTACCAAAGCCATTTTGGTCCCATTTTGATAAAATGTTCCCTCTGTAAACCAGAGgaagggtggggagtggggtgttCAGGCTTCTTACTGGGGAGGTTGTGACCCAACTCAAACAATTCACAATATGCATGGTGCAAGCACTGGCCCAGGGGAACAGTATAGGCtgattttgagagagaaggatggagaacTCCGGCATCTTCAATGTCTCCAGGGGGTGTGACACAGCAACAAAAGCACCACCCCTCTTCCTGCGTGGCCTCAATAGGACAGGAGTCTCTGGACATACGGCAGGTACCCTGCCAGCGAGGGGGACAGGAAGCCCTGTGGCAGCTGCTGGGGAGGCCACAGGCTCTGTGGTTAGCCAATCCAGGATGACTGTGCTGCCTTGGGAAATGCATTTAcctcccagagcctcagttttctcatctgtaaaatgggactgaAGCTCCTATTTCTTAGTAGTAGCCTCCATGACACACCCACTAACAGGGCTTGGCCCTTCCTAGGTGCTCACAAGAgtaatcacttttttctttcatgggtTAGATGATACTGCCTCATACTCTGAGCACATGTTCTTTTCTCAACCTGCAGCTTGGTTTTTTAAGATCTGCCTCTGATGAGTTAGTTCATCATCTATCCGCAGCAGAACTGGAACCCGGCTCAGGCCCCGGGCTGTGGGGCAGAACCATGTGGTCTGGACCTCCTTGGCCAGTGGCTCTGAGTGAAATGGGGCAACGGCCCCTTATCTGCACCTAATGTGCTTCTGCGTGAATTTTGGGGAAGGAGAGTGGAGCCCTGCCTGGCAGGCTAGCCTTACTGGAGTGGAAAGggttgctcagcagagagcccagcCTTTGGTGGGAATGGGCAGGcttttgttttccacagtgatggAAGGCCAAACTGTAAGTCTTATTTTTCAAGCTGCATGCTCTGCCAAGTTGGCTTCCCCAGCTCTTGCTGGGATGGAAAATTGTACAGGGctgctttcccctccccctgcctttgtGCTAACAAGAGACTTGCTTTTGTCCTGCTGACGTGGCAGTCTTGGCAGAAAACTGACCCCTAGGAGAGGGCATGTGCCTCCCATGTATCCCTGCCCTTGGCCTTGGCCTCAGGGAAGAGCGAAGAGGCGGGCCACGAAGGGATGCTCTAGGGATCCTGGGGCCCAACCACACCTCTCCAAGCAGCAAGTGGGTGTCCCAAGCAGGGATAATGGGGCTGAGTCTCTGAGAACAGCATTTTCATAAATTCATGGGTGGAAATGGATTCCATAACCACGAAAGCTTTCAGGGGCTTAGGAGAGGGTCAGCTCAAGTTCTCCCCTGTCCTGGGAAGTTTTTTCACAGCTGGTTCTGCCTTTCATCCAGTAAAGAGTTACAATtccctgcttttctttccttccttgaagGAAGGGCCTACATTTGGAATCTAATTCAACTTGAATCTTCAGACTGATCATTTAAGTATGACTCTAAAACGTGAATTCTAAGAAATTCAAAGGAGTGCCCCAGgatcctgtttctttcttttatagagaACCCACTAGGTGCCAGGGAGAGAAGCTTTGTAAAGCAGGAGGGCAttgtcccattttacaaataaataaataaactgaggctctggggcagggggtTGTCACCTGCTTGAGGTCACAGAACTGCCTCTGAAGCACATGCTCTGGAGCAGCGCTAGTTGGCTGTTGGCAGTTGGTACACTGGGTTTTCTCcaataggaaacaaaaattcCAGTGTGATTGCACACTTTCTCCGTGGAAGAGCTACACATTAGTTTTTTTTAGGCAAATGATTCTCCCAGGAGACGGGACCTGGCAAATACATCCACGCTGTCTCTAAATCCACTCAGTGATGCTAATATCTGGAAGAACCACTGGATGTGCTAACTGCAGAACCATGGAGTAGGGAGGGCAGGGTGAGCTCCTGTGTGACCCAGGGAGTCCCCTGCATCTCTAGGCCTGCCTGCTTCCTTGTCTGCAACATGGAAAGGATCCTAAGGGAACCTTCCAGCTCTCTAAACATTTGTGATTTAAGGAGACTATCAATTCACTGATTATCactaatcttcacaataactaTCACTTAACTAACATTATTATCTCCAATTTGCAAATGAAGAATGAAACTCTGTGTGCTAAAATAATTTACCAAAGGATAATAACAGTGGATCATGGGGCCAGCCAAAACCAtgtctgaatcccagctctgctatttGTGAAGACAATTATAATTTCTCTGAGtttcaacttcctcatctgtaaaatgggcacagggTTATTCTGAACACTAAACAAGGTAACGAATGTAGACCGCTTAGCCCCGTGACTGGCCTATGGTAGACATCCAATATTATTACTCGAAGCAATAATTCTGGTTTGGGTAGCCCATTTTTTTTGAGCAGAAGCCTTAATGCTATTCCTTTGGTAAGgaatttttttgggggaaaaggaACACTTAATACCTTAAGGGCAGAGATCAGCCTAAGTGTGTCAACTCCCCCACAGTGCCTGGAGCACTGCCTAGCACTCAGAAGGGGCCTGGTAGCTGTGGCAGATAGGCCGGCAGAATTTCTAGAAAGGACTCCCAATGATGTTCTATCCTAATCCCCAAGCCCCAGAGCCAGCAAGGAAACAGGTATTTTACTTTTATAGCTGCAAAGAATTGAATGCTGTCAACAACTTGAATGAGGCTGGAAGTGGATTCTCCCCCAATCCTCCAGATGTGGATTCTCCCCCAATCCTCCAGATAAGAGCCCAGCCTGGCCAAAATGATGACTTCTGCTTTGTGAGGCTTTAAACAGAGAACCCAGCAGCACCTGCCTGGACTTCCAACCAActgaactgtgagataataaatgactGTGGTTTTAAGCTGCTACATTGGTATGAATTCATTACACAACAAAAGCATAATAAAGATGCCACTCACTACAAAAACTTCATGAGAtctaattattctcattttagagacagaaaaaacTGAGGATCCTGGAGGTGAAGTATCTTGCCTAAGTAGATGGTGTAGCAACTAACCCCAAAGGCCGTATTCTTAGGCACTAATTTCTACAACGACTGGGGCTCTGGCCATTAGGACAGTGCCCCAGAAAGCTGAGCTGAGAGATGTGGGGGTTGTCCTGG
The genomic region above belongs to Vulpes lagopus strain Blue_001 chromosome 3, ASM1834538v1, whole genome shotgun sequence and contains:
- the LOC121487526 gene encoding ferritin light chain-like, which gives rise to MSSQIRQNYSTEVEAAVNRLVSMHLRASYTYLSLGFYFDRDDVALEGVGHFFRELAEEKREGAKRFLKMQNQRGGRALFQDVQKPSQDEWGKTLDAMEAALLLEKSLNQALLDLHALGSARADPHLCDFLENHFLDEEVKLIKKMGDHLTNLRRLATPQAGLGEYLFERLTLKHD